The following are from one region of the Gammaproteobacteria bacterium genome:
- a CDS encoding FAD-dependent oxidoreductase, whose protein sequence is MSETQSSSQPIVIIGTGLAGYTLARELRKLDRQTPLVLLSKDDGASYSKPMLSAALAQGKTPADLTLAKAASMAEQLAADIRPHTVVTGIDPAGHRVRLGEGVLEYRQLVLAVGASPIRLPLAGDAAGEVFSVNNLADYSRFRAMADPARRVAVIGAGLIGCEFANDLAAVGKEVVVIAPEATPLGRLLPPQAGAALQQGLAEAGVQWRLGATVEAVNRRADGLRLRLSDGQTLETDGVLAAVGLCPDTRLAEQAGLAVARGVAVNRELRSSDPDIFALGDCAEVAGLVLPFVMPIMHAARALAKTLAGQPTPVTYPAMPVVVKTPAHPVVVTPPPAGAPGSWQVERRPEGVRARYLGPDGALLGFALTGALVAEKQALTRELPPLLA, encoded by the coding sequence ATGTCTGAGACTCAATCAAGTTCCCAACCCATTGTCATTATCGGTACCGGCCTGGCCGGCTATACCCTGGCGCGGGAGCTGCGCAAACTGGATCGCCAGACGCCATTGGTGCTGCTCAGCAAAGACGACGGTGCCAGCTATTCCAAACCCATGTTGTCCGCCGCCCTGGCGCAGGGCAAAACCCCCGCGGATCTGACCCTGGCCAAAGCGGCCAGCATGGCGGAACAGTTGGCGGCGGACATACGGCCGCATACCGTGGTCACCGGCATTGACCCTGCGGGGCACCGCGTTCGGCTGGGCGAAGGCGTGCTGGAATACCGGCAGCTTGTGCTGGCGGTGGGGGCGAGCCCCATTCGCCTGCCGCTGGCGGGCGATGCCGCCGGTGAGGTGTTTTCCGTGAACAACCTGGCGGACTACTCCCGCTTCCGCGCCATGGCTGATCCGGCCCGGCGCGTGGCCGTCATCGGTGCCGGGCTGATCGGCTGCGAGTTCGCCAATGATCTGGCGGCGGTGGGGAAAGAGGTGGTGGTCATCGCTCCCGAGGCCACCCCCCTGGGGCGGCTGCTGCCGCCCCAGGCCGGCGCCGCGTTGCAGCAGGGTCTGGCGGAGGCCGGTGTGCAGTGGCGCCTGGGTGCGACGGTGGAGGCCGTCAACCGCCGCGCCGACGGCCTCCGGCTGCGGCTCTCCGATGGGCAGACGCTGGAGACGGACGGTGTTCTGGCGGCGGTGGGCCTGTGTCCCGATACCCGTCTGGCGGAGCAGGCCGGTCTTGCGGTGGCGCGGGGCGTGGCCGTGAACCGCGAGCTGCGCAGCAGTGACCCTGATATTTTCGCCCTGGGTGACTGCGCCGAAGTGGCCGGTCTGGTGCTGCCCTTCGTCATGCCCATCATGCACGCCGCCCGCGCCCTGGCCAAAACCCTGGCCGGTCAGCCCACCCCGGTCACCTATCCCGCCATGCCGGTGGTGGTGAAAACGCCCGCCCATCCGGTGGTGGTGACCCCGCCGCCGGCCGGGGCCCCCGGCAGCTGGCAGGTGGAGCGCCGGCCGGAGGGGGTGCGGGCCCGCTATCTGGGTCCGGACGGTGCCTTGCTGGGGTTCGCCCTCACCGGCGCCCTGGTGGCGGAAAAGCAGGCGCTGACCCGAGAGCTGCCCCCGCTGCTGGCGTGA
- a CDS encoding ABC transporter ATP-binding protein, whose protein sequence is MDPVISVSQVSKTYTFGPRALDNISLEIHRGEIFALLGPNGAGKTTLIGIICGIVTASGGHVSVDGHDIVADYRAARGKIGLVPQELATAAFESVWATVNFSRGLFGKPPAPAYLEQVLRELSLWDKRNERIMTLSGGMKRRVLIAKALAHEPQVLFLDEPTAGVDVELRRDMWEMVRRLRARGVTIILTTHYIEEAEEMADRIGVINKGRIIVVEDKTTLMRRLGKKRLALTLQAPLAAIPAALGTCPLELAQDGTVLVYTFDSHRDQTGIRELLRQLDQLGIGFKDLHSSESSLEEIFVSLVKETQ, encoded by the coding sequence GTGGATCCGGTTATTTCTGTCAGCCAGGTTTCCAAAACCTACACTTTTGGCCCGCGGGCGCTGGACAACATCAGTCTCGAGATCCACCGCGGTGAAATCTTCGCCTTGCTGGGACCCAATGGCGCGGGCAAAACCACGTTAATCGGCATTATCTGCGGCATCGTCACCGCAAGCGGAGGCCATGTTTCGGTGGACGGTCACGACATTGTGGCAGACTATCGCGCCGCCCGCGGCAAAATCGGGCTGGTGCCCCAGGAACTGGCCACCGCCGCCTTCGAAAGCGTGTGGGCAACGGTGAATTTCTCCCGCGGCCTGTTCGGAAAGCCGCCCGCGCCGGCCTACCTCGAACAGGTGCTGCGCGAACTTTCCCTGTGGGACAAGCGCAACGAACGCATCATGACCCTGTCCGGCGGGATGAAGCGCCGGGTGTTGATTGCGAAAGCCCTCGCCCATGAACCACAGGTGTTGTTTCTGGACGAGCCCACGGCGGGCGTGGATGTGGAACTGCGGCGGGACATGTGGGAGATGGTGCGGCGGCTGCGCGCCAGGGGTGTCACCATCATTCTCACCACCCACTATATCGAGGAAGCGGAAGAGATGGCGGACCGGATCGGCGTCATCAACAAAGGCCGCATCATCGTCGTGGAGGACAAAACCACACTGATGCGCCGGCTGGGGAAAAAACGCCTCGCGCTGACACTGCAAGCGCCCCTGGCGGCGATCCCGGCGGCGCTGGGCACCTGTCCCCTGGAGCTGGCGCAGGACGGTACTGTGCTGGTCTACACTTTCGACTCACACCGGGATCAGACCGGTATCCGCGAGCTGCTGCGCCAGTTGGACCAATTGGGCATCGGCTTTAAGGATTTGCATTCCAGCGAAAGCTCGCTGGAAGAAATTTTCGTAAGCCTGGTGAAGGAAACGCAATGA
- a CDS encoding ABC transporter permease: MNVYAIRAIYLFEMARTWRTLMESIASPILMTSLYFVVFGAAIGSRMGEIDGISYGAFIIPGLLMLSLLSESISNASFGIYFPKFTGTIYEVLSAPVSAMEIVIGYVGAAASKSLIIGVLILATARLFVDYEIAHPLWMVTFLLLTAVTFSLFGFIIGLWADDFQKLQIVPMMVVTPLTFLGGAFYSINMLPQPWQTITLFNPVVYLISGFRWSFYGTADVSVAVSVGMIFVFMLLCLAAITWIFKTGYRLKV; this comes from the coding sequence ATGAACGTCTACGCCATCCGCGCCATATACCTTTTCGAAATGGCCCGCACCTGGCGCACGCTCATGGAGAGCATCGCCTCTCCCATACTCATGACGTCGCTTTATTTCGTCGTCTTCGGTGCGGCCATCGGCTCGCGCATGGGCGAGATCGACGGCATCAGCTACGGCGCGTTTATCATTCCCGGCCTGCTGATGCTGTCCCTGCTCAGCGAAAGCATCTCTAATGCCTCATTCGGCATCTATTTTCCCAAGTTCACCGGCACGATTTACGAGGTGCTCTCGGCACCGGTTTCCGCCATGGAAATCGTCATCGGCTATGTCGGCGCTGCGGCGTCGAAATCGCTGATTATCGGCGTTCTGATACTCGCCACCGCACGTCTGTTTGTAGATTATGAGATCGCCCACCCGCTGTGGATGGTCACTTTCCTGCTGCTCACCGCGGTCACTTTCAGCCTGTTCGGGTTCATCATCGGCCTGTGGGCGGATGATTTTCAAAAACTGCAGATTGTTCCGATGATGGTGGTGACGCCGCTGACTTTCCTGGGCGGCGCCTTTTATTCCATCAATATGCTGCCGCAGCCGTGGCAGACGATCACCCTGTTCAACCCGGTGGTCTACCTCATCAGCGGTTTCCGCTGGAGCTTTTACGGCACCGCCGATGTGAGTGTGGCCGTGAGCGTGGGGATGATTTTTGTTTTCATGCTGCTTTGCCTCGCGGCCATCACCTGGATATTCAAAACGGGGTATCGGCTCAAAGTCTGA
- the ppk1 gene encoding polyphosphate kinase 1 has protein sequence MDDINFKLPEYYLNRELSLLEFNQRVLELAMDDNMPLLERLRYLCISSTNLDEFFEIRVAGLKQKVALGSVQAGPDNIPPPELLKAVGLRAHALVADQYRVLNDILIPALAGESVRFVRRDEWNEQQSIWLKRYFREELLPVLSPLGLDPAHPFPKILNKSLNFAVSLQGKDAFGRTSGTAIVQAPRALARLIHLPTDIEGNGPYDFVFLSSVIHAFVDMLFPGMTAQGCYQFRVTRNGDLFVDEEEVDDLLRALEGELPSRNYSEAVRLEVADNCSAEMAAFLLNTFKLGADDLYQVNGPVNLNRLQEIYDLVDRPELKFPAFTPSLPRQLSVGANLFEAVGKQDLLLHHPFESFAPVVDFVRQAAADPQVLAIKQTLYRTGPDSAIVDALVNAAKAGKEVTVVVELRARFDEEANIALATRLQDAGAHVVYGVVGYKTHAKMILVVRREGRRLRHYVHLGTGNYHARTSRLYTDYGLLSCDKAMGDDVRKIFLQLTSLGKVSKLNKLLQSPFTLHPAMLERIEREAALARQGRKARIIAKMNSLTEPQLIQALYRASRAGVKIDLIIRGICRLRPGVAGVSENIRVRSIVGRFLEHTRVFCFRNGGEHEVFCSSADWMERNMFQRVETAFPITDKALKQRVIKDLEAYLKDNTQAWALQADGHYTRITAADGEAGLSAQAYLLETLAEF, from the coding sequence ATGGATGATATCAATTTCAAGCTGCCCGAATACTATCTCAACCGCGAACTGAGCCTGTTGGAATTCAATCAGCGGGTGCTCGAACTGGCCATGGATGACAACATGCCCTTGTTGGAGCGGCTGCGCTATTTGTGTATCTCCAGCACCAATCTGGATGAGTTTTTTGAAATCCGCGTGGCCGGTTTGAAACAAAAAGTCGCCCTGGGATCAGTGCAGGCCGGCCCTGACAACATCCCGCCGCCGGAGCTGCTGAAGGCCGTGGGACTGCGCGCTCACGCCCTGGTGGCAGACCAATACCGGGTGCTGAACGACATCCTGATTCCCGCCCTGGCCGGGGAGTCGGTGCGTTTCGTCCGCCGCGACGAGTGGAACGAGCAACAAAGCATCTGGCTGAAGCGCTATTTCCGCGAGGAATTGCTGCCCGTGCTCAGCCCCCTGGGGCTGGATCCCGCCCATCCCTTTCCCAAGATCCTGAACAAAAGCCTGAACTTCGCCGTCTCCCTGCAAGGCAAGGACGCCTTTGGCCGCACCAGCGGCACCGCCATCGTCCAGGCCCCCCGGGCCCTGGCCCGTTTGATTCACCTGCCAACGGACATCGAAGGCAACGGCCCCTACGACTTCGTGTTCTTGTCCTCCGTTATCCACGCCTTCGTCGATATGCTTTTCCCCGGCATGACGGCGCAAGGCTGCTACCAGTTCCGGGTCACGCGCAATGGCGACCTGTTCGTGGATGAAGAAGAGGTGGACGATCTGCTGCGCGCCCTGGAAGGCGAACTGCCCTCGCGCAATTACAGCGAAGCGGTGCGGCTGGAAGTGGCGGACAACTGCTCTGCTGAGATGGCCGCCTTTTTGCTCAACACCTTCAAGCTGGGCGCCGATGATTTGTATCAGGTCAACGGCCCGGTGAATCTCAACCGCCTCCAGGAAATTTACGATCTGGTGGACCGGCCGGAGCTGAAATTCCCCGCCTTCACCCCCAGTCTGCCGCGCCAGCTCAGCGTGGGCGCCAATCTGTTTGAGGCCGTGGGCAAGCAGGATCTGCTGTTGCACCATCCCTTCGAGTCCTTCGCCCCGGTGGTGGACTTCGTGCGCCAGGCGGCGGCGGACCCCCAGGTGCTGGCCATCAAGCAGACCCTCTACCGCACCGGCCCCGATTCGGCCATCGTCGATGCCCTGGTCAACGCCGCCAAAGCGGGCAAGGAAGTGACGGTGGTGGTGGAGCTGCGCGCCCGCTTCGATGAAGAGGCCAACATCGCCCTGGCCACCCGCCTGCAAGACGCCGGCGCCCACGTGGTCTACGGCGTGGTGGGCTACAAAACCCACGCCAAAATGATTCTGGTGGTGCGACGAGAAGGCCGCCGCCTGCGCCATTACGTGCACCTGGGCACGGGCAACTACCACGCCCGCACCAGCCGCCTCTACACCGACTACGGCCTGCTCAGCTGTGACAAGGCCATGGGTGACGACGTGCGGAAAATCTTTTTGCAGCTCACCAGCCTGGGCAAAGTGAGCAAGCTCAACAAATTATTGCAGTCCCCCTTCACCTTGCACCCCGCCATGCTGGAACGCATCGAACGGGAAGCGGCCCTGGCCCGTCAGGGCCGCAAGGCCCGTATCATCGCGAAAATGAACTCGCTGACCGAACCGCAGTTGATCCAGGCCCTCTACCGCGCCTCCCGGGCCGGGGTGAAGATTGACCTCATCATCCGCGGCATATGCCGTTTGCGGCCCGGCGTTGCGGGCGTGTCGGAGAACATCCGGGTACGCTCCATCGTCGGGCGCTTTTTGGAGCACACCCGGGTGTTTTGCTTTCGCAATGGCGGCGAGCATGAGGTGTTCTGCAGCAGCGCCGACTGGATGGAACGCAATATGTTCCAGCGGGTGGAGACCGCTTTTCCCATCACCGACAAAGCACTCAAACAGCGGGTCATCAAAGATCTGGAGGCGTATCTCAAAGACAACACCCAAGCCTGGGCGCTGCAAGCCGACGGCCACTACACCCGGATCACTGCGGCAGACGGCGAAGCCGGCCTTTCGGCCCAGGCCTATTTGCTGGAGACCCTGGCGGAGTTCTGA